The genome window TCTGCTAAACGATTAGCCGCTACATATGTCGGGATGCCGTCACGTTTAGAAATAGCGAAGATTTTTTCGATACTATCGTAAATACCTTCAACTCGCTTCATTGCACGCTCACGGTTATAGCCGTATAATTCATCAGCTACATTAATTACTCCACCTGCATTAATCACATAATCCGGTGTATAAACTATCCCTAATTCATGTAAATAATCACCATGACGAGAATCTTGTAGTTGGTTATTAGCAGAACCAGCGATAACCTTTGCTTTTAGTTGCGGGATCGTTTCATCATTTATTATCGCTCCTAATGCACAAGGTGAGAAAATATCAACTTCCTGTGAATAGATTTCCTCTGGTGCCACTGCAGTCGCACCAAATTCATTCACAACTCGATCAATTGCCGCCTGATTAATATCTGTAACAACAAGTTTTGCACCCTCATTATGTAAATACTCGCAAAGCTTGTAAGCTACATTTCCTAGCCCTTGGACAGAAATTGTACGTCCCTCTAGTGAATCAGATCCAAATGCTTCTTTTGCTGCTGCTTTCATACCAAGGTAAACGCCGTAAGCAGTTACTGGAGATGGATTTCCGGATGAACCAAAAGCCGGAGAAATTCCCGTAACATAATTTGTTTCCTCATGAATTAAATCCATATCTGTCACTGTAGTTCCAACGTCTTCTGCTGTAATATAGCGGCCATTTAGCCCTTGGATGAAACGTCCTAGTGCACGGAACATTTCTTCATTTTTATCTTTAAATGGGTCACCGATAATGACCGTTTTTCCACCGCCAAGGTTTAAACCAGCAGCTGCATTTTTATAGGTCATCCCTCGTGCTAAACGTAATGCATCCTCTATCGCATTTTCTTCTGATGCATATGTCCACATACGTGCCCCGCCTAGTGCTGGCCCAAGTGTTGTGTCATGGATAGCGATAATCGCTTTTAACCCTGATGCTTCATCTTGGCAAAATACCAATTGTTCATAATCATACTTTTCCATATACTTGAAGATTTCCATGAAAACTCGCCCCTTTGCTTTGGAAAGTGCATCCCCAAATGCCCATCCCAATTAAATAATAATTAACAAACAAAAATTGTTTAGTAATGGATAATATTGCTCCATTTAATTTTACAATACTGACAATTTCACAATTTCGCAACTATTATTACACTTTCTTGTTTAAGTAAGAATTTTCTAAACATTCAGTTACAGATACTAGTTTATATTTTACTTACTGCGAGGTTCATCAGTTACATAGTTTTATAACCTTTCTTGACATTCCATTTTCCACAGGTAAAATTAAACTTAGGAATAAGGAGGGACATGCATGGCTCGTTTAGCTGCATTTATTGTAATGCTTATTCCAGGTCTTATGGCTGCAGGTGGCATTAAATTCATGCGTGATACATTATTTGGTAAGCTTATTTCACCTTTCCCATTTTTATGGCTACAATTCGTCGTTGGCATTATTCTCTTTGTTATTGGCTTTGGCTTTTTCGCAGGATTCTTACTTCACCGCGATCGAAAAAATGGAAAAATAGCTCCACGCTTCCAAAAAAAATAAAAATAGCTATCCTATTAAGTCTCAACAGACTTATTGGATAGCTATTTTTATATTCATTCAAAAGCATCAGCTACATTGTTTATCTGTAGCGAAAGCGTAGCGTCAGTAACGATTTCGCCAAGGTGAAATTGATTAACGTTGTTGTCTCTCAATTACTTTATCCGGAAAATCAGTAATCCAACCAATTACAGAAGGATGCGGATTCGTTAAAAATGTTTCATCCCCATCAATTGCATAAAAACGACATGCTTTATCACTCGCTACACAAGCCTCTAAATATCTTGGTTTATAATACCTTTTATGCATATGAACACTATCAATCGCTTTGTAATCACTAAGCAAATCCCATTTTATTTTTTTCGTTGCTATAAGTGCTGTTTCATATTCTGGCCTATATTGTTTCACAATCTCTAGAAGCTCATAGTGAAACGATGAAAAATGACTGCCAATAGGCAAAGTTAGCCCATGAAGCATTTGAATAAGTGCGCTTTTATTATCAAGGATTGTTGATTTTAATTCGATATTAAGGGGTAGTTGTTGTGAATTTGCCCATGCTAAAACTGCATCAAACGTTGGAATTTTATACGTTGAAAATAATCGTCTCCACGGCTTCCCAAGTTTAAATCTTTGTAGCTCCTCTATCGTACATTCATTCACAAGCTTATTGATGCCAACCAATCTTGATAGCTGTGAATCATGATATACAACGGGAATTCCTTCTTTTGAAAGCTGGATATCTAATTCAATCCCATCTGCTCCCAGCTCTAATGCCTTTTCAAAAGCCTTGAAGCTATTTTCAAGTGCATACGCTGAAGCCCCGCGATGTGCAAATACAGGAATGAAAGATTCACTAGACATTTAACTCACCGAATTCGAGAAGAAATTTACCATTTGTCATTTTACCTAACAAGGATGATTTTTTTCCAATTTGAATATAGGTACCAGGATAAGCTTCCTTGGTCACAATAATTTCCTCTTTCCCTGCATGACGCATTTCATCCATCATTAGCTTAACCTCACGATCAATTGTCATTGCTTCCGCTTTCAATTTCGTTAAGCTATGCTTTGTTTGCTCAAATGTAGCTATCTGCTCCTTAGACATTTGGCTCAGGAGTGATAGTAAGCTTTTAATTTTTGCTTCGTGCTCTGAGATTTCTAATTGCAGTTGCTTAAGCTTCGTTGCCTTTTCTTGCATAATCGAATAACTTTCCTTTTTATTGACGCTTTCGATGATTAAATCAGTTCGACGCTCTAAACGATTTCCTGAGATGGCAGTGACGATTGTATTTTTGGCAACTGCACGGCCCCCAATAATTTTACCTTTTCGTTCGTCCACAAAGATAGAATGTGCAGAGAGCTGTGATCCCAATGCATAAAATCCTATATGAATACTGTCATTTGCAACTAAATTCGACTCATTGACATGCTTGACAAAAATATTGCCGCCTGCCTCTACAAGAGTTGAGCCCAGACCAAAAATTCCTCCGCGAATATAGACATCCCCTTCAATGGATTTAATAAGTTTGGCACCGCTTACACCTTCAGCACCTTCGATGGAAATATCTCCAGTAGCAATGACTGTATAGCCAGATGAAACTGTTCCTTTAATGCTTAGGGATCCATTAAATTCTAGATTACCGGTTTCAACGCCAACATCTCCATTAATAGGTAAATGTCTATTTACACCGATCATGCCTTTGACATCATCTAATACACCAGCTATTTTCGAACGGATGACAACTTTCCCATCCTCTTCCACTTCATAAGCTGATTTTTTATCGTATCGTATAGGAAAATCACGACCTGGTGCAGCAGCCATAATTTCGCCTAGTACATTTTTCCCAGGTTCACCTAAAGTCGCAGGGATTTTTTCGCCTAGCCACGAACCTTCGGAAATTTCAGAAATAAAGTTCATGTCATAATAATCAGCTTTCCCATCTTCGCGAATTACTGGCTTTCTCTCTGGTTTAGGTAAGTATGTAATTTGTGCATCTATTCCTGCCACAGGTGGTGTTCCTTGTGCAATTAAAAATGCTTTTCCTGGCTCAATCTTGGAAATATCAAAATCCAAAACCCCATAAACAATTCCTTCGTTTTCAAGTGTTTCTAGAATTTGTTGAGTTAATTTTTCTTTATTCTTTAGAATATAATCATGTGTTTCATATATAAATATAGAGGTAGACATTTTGTCTCGTGCAATTTCCGCTTCAACATTTGGAAGCCAGCGTCCAATTTCAACAGGGCTTGAGCTTTCTGTTGCTAAAACATTTTTTAATATTGAAAAATTAGACAATTTAAGTCGCGGATGACTACGTAAAATACTATCAAATTCTTTTAATGGAAAACTGGCACTGTAAGTAAGCATAAATACCTTGCCATTTTCTTCAGATATTTCGAAGTTATCATTTCGAACTAGAATCAAGCTATCTCCTCCTTCCCTCTAACTGTAAGTATATACAATCTATTTACATTTGTTTAGAGACAATTGTCACTACTCAGAAAGAATATACACGTACTTTATAAGCAATATATATATCCACCTTTTTTATTTTCACATCATTATTAGTCGATTTATACTATAAAAAAGCAAGGATTTTCTCAGTCTTCAAAATCTCACTGTCCACATTGATACATTTCACTGTTAACAATTAGGAAATTTACTTATTTTTCAACCAACTTAAATAATAAATAATATTTCTGTCATAATTTTCATAATCATACTTAGGCCTTCAAGACTAAATAAACATGCCTTGGAAACCGTTTATACAGGTGTTCGAATAAAGTTGAATGTTGGCTACTAGTCCTTCTCTAGAATAACCTCAATGTGAAGATGCGCACCTAATTGATCAAAATTTAGGAGCTGCTCACGTGTCATAAAGTAAACGCTAATGCTTCCATTCATTCCAAGCCGCACTTCAAATAAATTATCTTCTATCTGTGTTATTTCTAACGAGTTTTTTTCGTCAAGCTGTATGTTTACGCTTTTCATATGTTATCACCCAATTAAATTATAAACGATCAACAGCATTGTTGATCGTTTAATTTATTACTTTCCTAATACATGTTCCGCTAACACACTTTGAATTTTATATATGTGAATCAATTTCATAAATCACTTTTTTCAAGAGCTTAGACTGCTCCTATTAAGATAAATTACGTTTTTAAAAATTATGCTGCTTGAGTTTGTGTTTCAAATAAAGCATTGAGACGATCCACTGCTAATTTACAGGCATTATAAATAAACGTCACCAGGTTGAAATGAAGTTTTGCTTTTCTTCCTGTTCTGTGACGGACATTGTTTAACTGAAAATATTGCTTTAAGTATGCATTTACACGTTCAACGGCTGTGCGCTCTTTATATAGTTGTTTCCAAAGTTCAGAGCCTCGTGCTGGATACGTGAATTTTCGTAAATCCGTGTCACATTTGATTTTGAAAACCTTCTGACAGAGGGAATCATTACGTAACGGACAGGTTGCACATTCTTTTGGTCTTGTGAATTTTAGTGTTCGGTACTTTTCATCGAAGCTGTCGTAACAGTAGCTGTGTTCACGTACACAGGCTGGCCTGAAATGCTCATCAAATCCAAGATACTCGCCTTCATTACGGACATTATAGGGAATAACTGCACGCATTTGATACGCATGTAATTGACGGTAAATAGGCTCATAATCATACCCTGCATCCAAAATAGCGGTCTTAAAATGCCCTTGAAATAGGTCTTTTCCTTTCTTTAAAAGAGGAATCGCTGCTTTACTATCCGACAAATTGGCAGATGTCATGAGGCGTCCAACAATATATTGACTCTTTGTGGTCACCGCGAGATGTCCTTTAAAGCCAAAACCAAAAACGTATTTTTGCCATCACTGTTCTTTTTGATGCCCCAATTTGGTTCGATGGGTACATCTTGCCACAGTGTCTCTAGTGGTGTATCAAGTTGGTCCTTGATTTCTTTTTCATAAGTTGACTGATTGGCTTTTGATTTCTGCTTGTTCCGTAAGCCAGCTGCTTTTCGTTCTTCTTTTGATTTTCGTCCACGTTTTTTTTGGGTGGTGCAGGCTCTTTTTTTCTCCGAAGGTTTCGCTGCATCGCGTGACTCAAAATGAGTGGCATCAATCGCGAGGTGTTCATCACAAAGGAAACCTTCTATAAAGGCTGTTTGAATCAATGTATCTTGCATGTGATCGAGCACATCTGATTGACTAATGACGTCGATCATACGCGAATAGGACGCTTCAGAGGGCACAACATCAGAAACAAGAAAACCGCAATCCAAGCGGAATAAAGGATCATTGACCAAACGTTTGATTAAATCCTTGATTGTTGGAATTCGTTCGACAATACGAATAATGAGTGACTGTATCATAGCACCGTAATTTAATTCACGTGGGGCACCACGTAATGTCTTTTTTGAAAACAACTGAAAAATAGGTTGCACGTCGAAAGTGGCAAAAATCGTATCAAAACGACGAGAACTTTCCATTTCCAATAATTCTTGGATGTCAAATAGGCTCATTTGTTTTACAATAGTCATAGGGCATTCACCTCATTCAGTATGTTAGTTTCGTCGCTACCATTATACCGAATTTGGGGAGGTGCCCGTTTTTTATTGTTTTAGAACCCTTGATACTAAAGGGACTAGAATTATGAAATTAACTCATGTTAGTTGATTTATTAAAGTTTTTCTGTATCGGTAATTCACTACCGGAAACCCAAATTTTTAACTCTGCATCTAGATCAAATGTTCCCGCAGTTTCAACTGAAAAATGAAGAATACTCTTATATGGAATTGAATGATATTGCGTTTTCTTTCCAGTGACTCCTTGTTTATCGATTAAGATAAGTCTTTTATCCGTAAAAATAAACGTATCTCTTATAATTTTATAGGCATTCTTAATTGTTTCATTAGGTGTTAGTAAATCTTTAACTTCTTCCTGTAATTTTTCTAGATTAACTTCACTTGCATTACCTATTATCCCATCAAATAACCCCATCTTAACTCCCCCTCCAAATGTCCATCCTTCATTTAAAATATGAGATTATTTTTCCATAAATTCAACACCACTCCGTTAAACGATACTATTTAAAATTTCGAATAAGCAGTAATTTTTAATTGATTAAATACTAAAATAGGGTAAAATTACAC of Lysinibacillus agricola contains these proteins:
- a CDS encoding Leu/Phe/Val dehydrogenase; the protein is MEIFKYMEKYDYEQLVFCQDEASGLKAIIAIHDTTLGPALGGARMWTYASEENAIEDALRLARGMTYKNAAAGLNLGGGKTVIIGDPFKDKNEEMFRALGRFIQGLNGRYITAEDVGTTVTDMDLIHEETNYVTGISPAFGSSGNPSPVTAYGVYLGMKAAAKEAFGSDSLEGRTISVQGLGNVAYKLCEYLHNEGAKLVVTDINQAAIDRVVNEFGATAVAPEEIYSQEVDIFSPCALGAIINDETIPQLKAKVIAGSANNQLQDSRHGDYLHELGIVYTPDYVINAGGVINVADELYGYNRERAMKRVEGIYDSIEKIFAISKRDGIPTYVAANRLAEERIARVSKSRSQFLKNEKNILHGR
- a CDS encoding DUF2627 domain-containing protein, coding for MARLAAFIVMLIPGLMAAGGIKFMRDTLFGKLISPFPFLWLQFVVGIILFVIGFGFFAGFLLHRDRKNGKIAPRFQKK
- a CDS encoding glycerophosphodiester phosphodiesterase, yielding MSSESFIPVFAHRGASAYALENSFKAFEKALELGADGIELDIQLSKEGIPVVYHDSQLSRLVGINKLVNECTIEELQRFKLGKPWRRLFSTYKIPTFDAVLAWANSQQLPLNIELKSTILDNKSALIQMLHGLTLPIGSHFSSFHYELLEIVKQYRPEYETALIATKKIKWDLLSDYKAIDSVHMHKRYYKPRYLEACVASDKACRFYAIDGDETFLTNPHPSVIGWITDFPDKVIERQQR
- a CDS encoding DUF342 domain-containing protein, which encodes MILVRNDNFEISEENGKVFMLTYSASFPLKEFDSILRSHPRLKLSNFSILKNVLATESSSPVEIGRWLPNVEAEIARDKMSTSIFIYETHDYILKNKEKLTQQILETLENEGIVYGVLDFDISKIEPGKAFLIAQGTPPVAGIDAQITYLPKPERKPVIREDGKADYYDMNFISEISEGSWLGEKIPATLGEPGKNVLGEIMAAAPGRDFPIRYDKKSAYEVEEDGKVVIRSKIAGVLDDVKGMIGVNRHLPINGDVGVETGNLEFNGSLSIKGTVSSGYTVIATGDISIEGAEGVSGAKLIKSIEGDVYIRGGIFGLGSTLVEAGGNIFVKHVNESNLVANDSIHIGFYALGSQLSAHSIFVDERKGKIIGGRAVAKNTIVTAISGNRLERRTDLIIESVNKKESYSIMQEKATKLKQLQLEISEHEAKIKSLLSLLSQMSKEQIATFEQTKHSLTKLKAEAMTIDREVKLMMDEMRHAGKEEIIVTKEAYPGTYIQIGKKSSLLGKMTNGKFLLEFGELNV
- a CDS encoding PH domain-containing protein; the encoded protein is MGLFDGIIGNASEVNLEKLQEEVKDLLTPNETIKNAYKIIRDTFIFTDKRLILIDKQGVTGKKTQYHSIPYKSILHFSVETAGTFDLDAELKIWVSGSELPIQKNFNKSTNMS